A portion of the Plasmodium relictum strain SGS1 genome assembly, chromosome: 11 genome contains these proteins:
- the CAX gene encoding cation/H+ antiporter, putative — protein MVMGRVRATSYVRRTISQPLNKNMPPTKKFKNSNILNDNNLIRNRNLHLQLLCNQVTPSLYDEDMDKNYDFEVASFYSPRKSDIIGLYNILNTKLNIFLIFVPIGILSSLLGCKDIYIFFFNFMALIPLSALMGNITEDLALHTGEIIGGLLNATFGNLMEMIFSIQALNAGLINVVQGTLLGSILSNLLLVLGMSFFAGGLYHHVQKFNEKGATCSTSLLLLSSLAITMPTVSSITTNNNSEVILKVSRITAVLIFLTYCLFLLFQLYTHITLFQDKEMTEEIPQLSIVSGSLFLVLVTILVSIHSEYLVNTIESVIKYYNISENFIGVILLPIVGNATEHLTAVTVAIKNKVDLTMGVAVGSSAQIALFVVPVTVLFGWILNKPMTLAFSPLSTVILVISVIVTMAIVQDGESNWLEGVLLISAYLIVGVVFWFDTT, from the coding sequence ATGGTAATGGGAAGAGTTCGTGCAACGTCTTATGTAAGACGTACTATTTCTCAAcccttaaataaaaatatgccACCAActaagaaatttaaaaattcgaatattttaaatgataataatttaataagaaATAGAAATTTGCATTTACAGTTATTATGTAATCAAGTAACACCAAGTTTATATGATGAAGATATGGACAAAAATTATGATTTTGAAGTAGCATCTTTTTATTCTCCAAGAAAAAGTGATATTATAGGATTAtacaatattttaaatactaaactaaatatatttttaatatttgtaCCTATAGGAATATTAAGTTCTTTACTAGGTtgtaaagatatatatatttttttttttaatttcatggCTTTAATACCTTTATCTGCACTTATGGGAAATATAACAGAAGATTTAGCTTTACATACAGGAGAAATAATTGGAGGTTTATTAAATGCTACATTTGGTAATTTAATGGAAATGATTTTTTCTATACAAGCTTTAAATGCAGGATTAATAAATGTTGTTCAAGGTACTTTACTAGGTAGTATTTTGTCTAATCTACTTTTAGTATTAGGTATGTCCTTTTTTGCTGGTGGACTATATCACCACGtacaaaaatttaatgaaaaggGAGCAACATGCAGCACTTCTCTATTACTGCTTTCCAGTTTGGCAATAACTATGCCAACTGTATCTTCAATTACTACTAATAACAATAGCGAAGTAATTTTGAAAGTTTCAAGAATAACAGctgttttaatatttttaacataCTGTTTATTTCTCTTATTTCAATTATACACACATATCACTCTGTTTCAAGATAAAGAAATGACTGAAGAAATTCCTCAGTTATCTATAGTATCAGGATCtctttttttagttttagtTACTATTTTAGTAAGTATTCATTCAGAATATCTTGTTAACACTATTGAATCagttataaaatattataatatatcaGAAAATTTTATAGGGGTTATTCTTTTACCTATTGTTGGTAATGCCACTGAGCATTTAACAGCTGTTACTGTTGCAATCAAAAATAAAGTAGATCTAACCATGGGTGTAGCAGTAGGCTCATCTGCTCAAATTGCCCTATTTGTTGTACCAGTAACTGTTTTATTTGGATGGATATTAAATAAACCAATGACTTTAGCGTTTTCACCCCTATCAACAGTTATTTTAGTCATTTCTGTTATTGTCACAATGGCAATTGTACAAGATGGAGAAAGCAATTGGTTAGAGGgagttttattaatttcagcTTATCTGATCGTTGGTGTTGTTTTTTGGTTTGATACAACATaa